From Mus musculus strain C57BL/6J chromosome 17, GRCm38.p6 C57BL/6J, the proteins below share one genomic window:
- the Prr3 gene encoding proline-rich protein 3 isoform X2, with amino-acid sequence MHGAASGRRAWEARADSVTGATKWQSREGGRVSPPPGAPGSCHSPGGGRATGRGHAPPRGRLERMAPGGRAGTALAARWTGCPVDWPAATGLAIAAAAMPKRKKQDQPPPLPQQQQHLALSERDEPGDEEDERPMGQPSVNYSPEGRRGEKNYDGPTVKDHPAFWALPPWLTGSLVIPSQTSLTALSADTFLRRATVDMKTIVPSTIQASTDLLCETVPSHPGWKEPSDLVAMHSLWLHLSYLKALLSPSSTDTSTPFIISPI; translated from the exons ATGCACGGTGCGGCGAGCGGGAGACGCGCGTGGGAGGCCCGAGCCGACTCCGTCACGGGCGCTACCAAGTGGCAGTCGCGGGAGGGGGGACGCGTGTCACCGCCGCCCGGCGCTCCCGGGAGCTGCCACTCACCTGGCGGGGGCCGGGCGACGGGGCGAGGACACGCCCCACCGCGCGGCCGCCTGGAGAGGATGGCCCCTGGCGGGAGAGCCGGGACTGCGCTGGCTGCCCGGTGGACTGGCTGCCCCGTGGACTGGCCTGCGGCAACAGGACTCG CCATTGCCGCAGCCGCTATGCCGAAACGAAAGAAGCAGGACcagccgccgccgctgccgcagCAGCAGCAACATCTCGCACTGTCTGAGCGGGACGAGCctggagatgaggaggatgagcgCCCCATGG GTCAACCTTCTGTGAACTACTCCCccgagggaaggagaggagaaaaaaactATGATGGGCCAACAGTTAAG GACCACCCAGCCTTCTGGGCCCTCCCCCCATGGCTAACGGGAAGCCTGGTGATCCCAAGTCAG ACAAGTCTGACCGCCCTGTCTGCCGACACTTTTCTAAGAAGGGCCACTGTCGATATGAAGACCATTGTGCCTTCTACCATCCAGGCGTCAACGGACCTCCTCTGTGAGACTGTGCCTTCCCACCCAGGCTGGAAGGAGCCCTCTGACCTAGTGGCCATGCACTCTCTGTGGCTCCATCTTAGCTACTTGAAGGCTCTTCTGTCACCTTCAAGCACTGACACATCCACCCCTTTCATCATCTCTCCTATTTGA
- the Prr3 gene encoding proline-rich protein 3 isoform c (isoform c is encoded by transcript variant 4): protein MANGKPGDPKSAFHRGPPGSRGRMIPPLLSLPPPPRGRGYIRGGLGPRSSPYGRGWWGINAEPPFPGPGHGGPSRESFYKEARNPRRLRSWSLVKNTYPPKDSPQMMEDKSDRPVCRHFSKKGHCRYEDHCAFYHPGVNGPPL from the exons ATGGCTAACGGGAAGCCTGGTGATCCCAAGTCAG ctttCCACAGGGGTCCTCCAGGATCAAGGGGACGGATGATTCCCCCACTGCTGAGTCTCCCGCCTCCTCCCCGGGGTAGAGGCTACATTCGGGGAGGCCTCGGTCCTCGATCTAGCCCGTATGGTCGTGGTTGGTGGGGTATCAATGCCGAACCTCCTTTTCCTGGGCCAGGCCATGGGGGTCCCTCTAGGGAAAGCTTTTACAAAGAGGCGAGAAACCCACGAAGGCTCAGAAGCTGGTCTCTTGTCAAGAATACCTACCCACCCAAGGACAGCCCCCAGATGATGGAAG ACAAGTCTGACCGCCCTGTCTGCCGACACTTTTCTAAGAAGGGCCACTGTCGATATGAAGACCATTGTGCCTTCTACCATCCAGGCGTCAACGGACCTCCTCTGTGA
- the Prr3 gene encoding proline-rich protein 3 isoform f (isoform f is encoded by transcript variant 9) has product MANGKPGDPKSGHGGPSRESFYKEARNPRRLRSWSLVKNTYPPKDSPQMMEDKSDRPVCRHFSKKGHCRYEDHCAFYHPGVNGPPL; this is encoded by the exons ATGGCTAACGGGAAGCCTGGTGATCCCAAGTCAG GCCATGGGGGTCCCTCTAGGGAAAGCTTTTACAAAGAGGCGAGAAACCCACGAAGGCTCAGAAGCTGGTCTCTTGTCAAGAATACCTACCCACCCAAGGACAGCCCCCAGATGATGGAAG ACAAGTCTGACCGCCCTGTCTGCCGACACTTTTCTAAGAAGGGCCACTGTCGATATGAAGACCATTGTGCCTTCTACCATCCAGGCGTCAACGGACCTCCTCTGTGA
- the Prr3 gene encoding proline-rich protein 3 isoform a (isoform a is encoded by transcript variant 1), translating to MPKRKKQDQPPPLPQQQQHLALSERDEPGDEEDERPMGPPSLLGPPPMANGKPGDPKSAFHRGPPGSRGRMIPPLLSLPPPPRGRGYIRGGLGPRSSPYGRGWWGINAEPPFPGPGHGGPSRESFYKEARNPRRLRSWSLVKNTYPPKDSPQMMEDKSDRPVCRHFSKKGHCRYEDHCAFYHPGVNGPPL from the exons ATGCCGAAACGAAAGAAGCAGGACcagccgccgccgctgccgcagCAGCAGCAACATCTCGCACTGTCTGAGCGGGACGAGCctggagatgaggaggatgagcgCCCCATGG GACCACCCAGCCTTCTGGGCCCTCCCCCCATGGCTAACGGGAAGCCTGGTGATCCCAAGTCAG ctttCCACAGGGGTCCTCCAGGATCAAGGGGACGGATGATTCCCCCACTGCTGAGTCTCCCGCCTCCTCCCCGGGGTAGAGGCTACATTCGGGGAGGCCTCGGTCCTCGATCTAGCCCGTATGGTCGTGGTTGGTGGGGTATCAATGCCGAACCTCCTTTTCCTGGGCCAGGCCATGGGGGTCCCTCTAGGGAAAGCTTTTACAAAGAGGCGAGAAACCCACGAAGGCTCAGAAGCTGGTCTCTTGTCAAGAATACCTACCCACCCAAGGACAGCCCCCAGATGATGGAAG ACAAGTCTGACCGCCCTGTCTGCCGACACTTTTCTAAGAAGGGCCACTGTCGATATGAAGACCATTGTGCCTTCTACCATCCAGGCGTCAACGGACCTCCTCTGTGA
- the Prr3 gene encoding proline-rich protein 3 isoform e (isoform e is encoded by transcript variant 8) — translation MPKRKKQDQPPPLPQQQQHLALSERDEPGDEEDERPMGPPSLLGPPPMANGKPGDPKSDKSDRPVCRHFSKKGHCRYEDHCAFYHPGVNGPPL, via the exons ATGCCGAAACGAAAGAAGCAGGACcagccgccgccgctgccgcagCAGCAGCAACATCTCGCACTGTCTGAGCGGGACGAGCctggagatgaggaggatgagcgCCCCATGG GACCACCCAGCCTTCTGGGCCCTCCCCCCATGGCTAACGGGAAGCCTGGTGATCCCAAGTCAG ACAAGTCTGACCGCCCTGTCTGCCGACACTTTTCTAAGAAGGGCCACTGTCGATATGAAGACCATTGTGCCTTCTACCATCCAGGCGTCAACGGACCTCCTCTGTGA
- the Prr3 gene encoding proline-rich protein 3 isoform d (isoform d is encoded by transcript variant 6), with translation MPKRKKQDQPPPLPQQQQHLALSERDEPGDEEDERPMGQPSVNYSPEGRRGEKNYDGPTVKDHPAFWALPPWLTGSLVIPSQNVNISS, from the exons ATGCCGAAACGAAAGAAGCAGGACcagccgccgccgctgccgcagCAGCAGCAACATCTCGCACTGTCTGAGCGGGACGAGCctggagatgaggaggatgagcgCCCCATGG GTCAACCTTCTGTGAACTACTCCCccgagggaaggagaggagaaaaaaactATGATGGGCCAACAGTTAAG GACCACCCAGCCTTCTGGGCCCTCCCCCCATGGCTAACGGGAAGCCTGGTGATCCCAAGTCAG AATGTCAACATAAGTTCTTAA
- the Gnl1 gene encoding guanine nucleotide-binding protein-like 1, whose product MPRKKPFSVKQKKKQLQDKRERKRGLQDGLRSSSNSRSGSRERREEQTDTSDGESVTHHIRRLNQQPSQGLGPRGYDPNRYRLHFERDSREEVERRKRAAREQVLQPVSAEVLELDIREVYQPGSVLDFPRRPPWSYEMSKEQLMSQEERSFQEYLGKIHGAYTSEKLSYFEHNLETWRQLWRVLEMSDIVLLITDIRHPVVNFPPALYEYVTGELGLALVLVLNKVDLAPPALVVAWKHYFHQCYPQLHIVLFTSFPRDTRTPQEPGGVLKKNRRRGKGWTRALGPEQLLRACEAITVGKVDLSSWREKIARDVAGASWGNVSGEEEEEEDGPAVLVEQLTDSAMEPTGPSRERYKDGVVTIGCIGFPNVGKSSLINGLVGRKVVSVSRTPGHTRYFQTYFLTPSVKLCDCPGLIFPSLLPRQLQVLAGIYPIAQIQEPYTSVGYLASRIPVQALLHLRHPEAEDPSAEHPWCAWDICEAWAEKRGYKTAKAARNDVYRAANSLLRLAVDGRLSLCFYPPGYSEQRGTWESHPETAELVLSQGRVGPAGDEEEEEEEELSSSCEEEGEEDRDADEEGEGDEDTPTSDPGSCLTARNPYALLGEDEC is encoded by the exons ATGCCGAGGAAGAAGCCCTTCAGCgtgaagcagaagaagaagcagctgcAGGACAAGCGGGAGCGGAAGCGAG ggctccaAGATGGGCTGCGCTCCAGTTCCAACAGCCGCAGCGGTAGCCGGGAGCGGCGGGAGGAGCAGACGGACACGTCGGATGGGGAATCCGTGACCCATCATATCCGCAGGCTCAACCAGCAACCTTCCCAGGGCCTGGGGCCCAGAGGCTACGACCCCAACCG ATACCGGCTGCATTTTGAACGGGACAGCCGGGAGGAggtggagaggagaaagagagcggCCAGAGAGCAAGTGTTGCAGCCGGTCAGTGCTGAAGTGTTAGAGTTGGATATCCGGGAAGTGTATCAGCCTGGCTCAG tCCTGGACTTTCCCCGGCGGCCTCCTTGGAGTTATGAGATGTCCAAGGAACAGCTAATGAGCCAGGAGGAGCGGAGCTTCCAGGAATACCTTGGGAAGATACACGGGGCATACACTTCAGAGAAACTCAGCTACTTTGAGCACAATctggag ACATGGAGGCAGCTGTGGCGGGTGTTAGAGATGTCTGACATCGTCCTGCTCATTACTGACATCCGACATCCG GTTGTGAACTTCCCACCAGCACTTTACGAGTATGTAACTGGAGAGCTTGGGCTGGCCCTGGTGCTGGTCTTGAACAAGGTGGACCTGGCCCCGCCGGCTCTCGTGGTTGCCTGGAAGCATTATTTTCACCAGTGCTACCCCCAGCTCCACATTGTCTTGTTCACCTCTTTCCCTCGGGACACGCGCACTCCACAGGAGCCTGGTGGTG TCTTGAAGAAGAATCGGAGACGGGGGAAAGGATGGACTCGGGCACTGGGACCAGAGCAGTTGCTGAGAGCCTGTGAAGCTATCACTGTGGGGAAAG TGGACTTGAGCAGCTGGCGCGAGAAGATTGCTAGGGACGTGGCTGGAGCCTCCTGGGGTAACGTCTccggtgaggaagaggaggaggaagacgggCCAGCAGTACTGGTAGAGCAGCTGACCGACTCAGCCATGGAGCCCACAGGCCCCTCCAGGGAGCGCTACAAGGATGGGGTGGTGACTATTGGCTGTATAG GTTTCCCCAATGTGGGGAAGTCCTCTCTGATCAACGGGCTGGTGGGGCGGAAGGTGGTGAGTGTCTCCAGAACGCCAGGCCACACCCGGTATTTTCAGACCTACTTTCTGACCCCCTCTGTGAAGCTCTGTGACTGCCCGGGCCTTATCTTCCCCTCGCTGCTGCCCAGGCAGCTGCAG GTTCTGGCTGGAATCTACCCCATTGCCCAGATCCAGGAGCCCTACACTTCTGTGGGCTACCTGGCCTCCAGAATCCCCGTGCAGGCCCTGCTGCACCTGCGCCACCCAGAGGCAGAGGACCCTTCGGCTGAGCACCCCTGGTGTGCCTGGGACATCTGTGAAG cttgggCAGAGAAACGTGGTTATAAAACGGCCAAGGCAGCTCGAAATGACGTGTACAGAGCGGCCAATAGCCTACTTCGCCTGGCAGTGGATGGCCGCCTCAGCCTATGTTTCTACCCTCCTGGTTACAGCGAACAGAGAG GCACCTGGGAGTCTCACCCAGAGACTGCAGAGCTGGTGCTGTCGCAGGGCAGGGTGGGGCCGGCaggtgatgaggaggaggaagaggaggaggaactgaGCAGCTCctgtgaggaggaaggagaggaggaccGGGATGCagatgaagagggagaaggagatgaggaCACCCCAACTTCAGATCCTGGGTCCTGCCTAACAGCCCGAAACCCGTATGCCCTGCTCGGGGAGGATGAGTGCTGA